Proteins encoded by one window of Myxococcales bacterium:
- the ruvC gene encoding crossover junction endodeoxyribonuclease RuvC — translation MRVLGLDPGTRHFGWGLAERVGVRLRHVAHGVISPGEALPLGERLVRIEEGLIEVLSAHAPNECAIESLFFARDPSAAAKLGHARGVALLVCARAGLPTGEYPPARVKSTVAGGGRAEKDQVAQMVRLILSLPALPPADAADALAVALTHLQRAPLAARLGPPARPAPRPRRQASLRAK, via the coding sequence CTGCGGGTGCTGGGGCTCGACCCCGGCACGCGCCATTTCGGCTGGGGTCTGGCCGAACGGGTGGGCGTGCGCCTGCGGCACGTCGCGCACGGGGTCATCTCGCCGGGCGAGGCGCTCCCCCTCGGCGAGCGCCTGGTGCGCATCGAAGAAGGGCTGATCGAGGTGCTCTCCGCCCACGCGCCGAACGAGTGCGCGATCGAGTCGCTCTTCTTCGCGCGCGATCCGTCGGCCGCCGCGAAGCTTGGGCACGCCCGCGGCGTGGCGCTCCTCGTGTGCGCCCGCGCCGGCCTCCCCACGGGGGAGTACCCGCCCGCCCGCGTGAAATCGACGGTCGCCGGGGGCGGCCGCGCCGAGAAGGACCAGGTCGCCCAGATGGTGCGCCTCATCCTGTCGCTGCCGGCGCTGCCCCCGGCCGACGCGGCCGACGCGCTCGCCGTGGCCCTCACGCACCTCCAGCGAGCCCCCCTCGCCGCGCGCCTCGGCCCCCCCGCGCGACCCGCCCCGCGCCCTCGAAGACAGGCTTCTTTACGGGCGAAGTGA
- a CDS encoding YebC/PmpR family DNA-binding transcriptional regulator: MSGHSKWATIKHKKGAADAKRGKLFTKLIKELTVAARMGGGDAGGNPRLRKAISDAKNQSMPGDTITRAVKRGTGELEGASYDEVLYEGTGPGGTLFLVEGMTDNRNRTVAELRKIFEKNNGVLGGAGAAAWAFERKGVITLDKPDATEDQLMEIAVGAGADDYADLEEEWHITTPPEVLSTINDALEAAGLKTKNASLAYLPKAKKPLTGRDAEVAMNLAEALDDHDDVQNVFADFDISDEELQSLA, encoded by the coding sequence ATGAGCGGGCATTCGAAATGGGCGACAATCAAGCACAAGAAGGGCGCCGCCGACGCGAAGCGCGGCAAGCTCTTCACGAAGCTCATCAAGGAGCTCACGGTGGCCGCCCGCATGGGCGGCGGTGACGCAGGAGGCAACCCGCGCCTGCGCAAGGCGATCTCGGACGCGAAGAACCAGTCGATGCCCGGGGACACGATCACCCGCGCCGTCAAGCGAGGCACGGGCGAGCTCGAGGGCGCCTCGTACGACGAGGTGCTCTACGAGGGCACCGGCCCTGGCGGGACGCTGTTCCTCGTCGAGGGCATGACCGACAACCGCAACCGCACCGTGGCGGAGCTCCGCAAGATCTTCGAGAAGAACAACGGCGTGCTCGGCGGCGCCGGGGCGGCCGCTTGGGCGTTCGAGCGCAAGGGCGTCATCACGCTCGACAAGCCCGACGCCACGGAGGACCAGCTCATGGAAATCGCCGTCGGCGCGGGCGCCGACGACTACGCCGACCTCGAAGAGGAGTGGCACATCACCACGCCCCCCGAGGTGCTCTCTACGATCAACGACGCGCTGGAGGCCGCGGGCCTGAAGACCAAGAACGCCTCGCTCGCGTACCTCCCCAAGGCGAAGAAGCCGCTCACCGGCCGCGACGCCGAGGTCGCCATGAACCTCGCCGAGGCGCTCGACGACCACGACGACGTTCAGAACGTCTTCGCCGACTTCGACATCTCCGACGAGGAGCTCCAGAGCCTCGCGTGA